A portion of the Streptomyces rishiriensis genome contains these proteins:
- a CDS encoding ABC transporter ATP-binding protein, producing the protein MTSSMDAAGPAQESAIEAYRVGMEYRRGWALRDCSFRLPAGRICGLVGPNGAGKTTLLAITANLLKPTDGTLKVFGMAPESAEAGRRTAFLAQEKPLFRRFTVAETLRLGRELNPGWDQRAAENIVRSGNVPINAKIGTLSGGQRTRVAFALAFGKRPDLLLLDEPMSDLDPLVRHELMGTLLAEAAERGTTVLMSSHMLTELENVCDFLLVISSGGLRMAGDVDELRSAHVLLQGARSNDGEPRIPAELAGHTMVEYRTSGRQATALIRPDGPVTGQWQADTPTLEELLLAYLRSPDAPPLISPEAHAPGKPYGFGGSDAVAA; encoded by the coding sequence ATGACTAGCTCCATGGACGCCGCGGGCCCGGCGCAGGAGTCGGCGATTGAGGCGTACCGAGTGGGCATGGAGTACCGGCGGGGGTGGGCCCTGCGGGATTGCTCGTTCCGGCTGCCGGCCGGGCGGATATGCGGTCTGGTAGGTCCCAATGGGGCGGGCAAGACCACGTTGCTGGCGATCACCGCCAATCTGCTGAAGCCGACGGACGGCACGCTCAAGGTGTTCGGCATGGCACCGGAGTCCGCTGAGGCCGGACGGCGTACCGCGTTCCTCGCTCAGGAGAAGCCACTGTTTCGCCGCTTCACCGTGGCCGAGACACTGCGTCTGGGCCGCGAGCTGAACCCCGGCTGGGACCAGCGAGCGGCCGAGAACATCGTCCGGTCGGGCAATGTGCCGATAAACGCGAAAATCGGGACGCTCTCCGGAGGACAGCGCACCCGGGTCGCTTTCGCTCTTGCTTTCGGCAAGCGCCCCGACCTGTTGCTGCTCGACGAGCCGATGTCCGATCTCGACCCTCTGGTGCGTCACGAGCTCATGGGCACGCTATTGGCCGAGGCCGCCGAACGCGGCACCACTGTGCTGATGTCCTCCCATATGCTCACCGAGCTGGAGAACGTCTGCGACTTCCTTCTGGTCATCTCCTCGGGCGGCCTGCGCATGGCTGGCGATGTGGACGAACTGCGCAGCGCTCACGTCCTGTTGCAGGGCGCACGGAGCAACGACGGTGAGCCACGGATCCCGGCGGAGCTCGCGGGCCACACGATGGTCGAATACCGCACCAGCGGACGTCAGGCCACCGCGCTCATACGCCCCGACGGCCCGGTCACCGGCCAGTGGCAGGCTGACACCCCGACTCTGGAAGAACTCTTGCTCGCCTACCTGCGATCCCCCGATGCACCACCTCTGATCAGCCCTGAAGCCCATGCCCCGGGCAAGCCCTACGGTTTCGGCGGTTCGGACGCGGTGGCGGCATGA
- a CDS encoding ABC transporter, protein MNIMTNVAGPDKATGSPQSAARGPRLSGVTWLIWRQHRAAYWTLFAATAISVAWIAHQRTGLIDHLTAHGWPRTAPEQWLDGIDPYAEAIDKVTFGLGFVPVLLGVFLGAPLLAGDLENGTAKLVASQSVSRVRWLATKLGITALVVVVCTAALSVAFGWWWKPVRKEVNVLEWSSGAAFDNSGPVPIALTLFTVAGGVAIGMLVRRTLLAMVVTCGFAVAVQGAWAYFRLDLGQVVTVTTGKGIGADAFPATPHAAYQVDQSYITGSGQTLPWSTCAHEASEKAADACVKKADIVGWSVDYLPISQMSSMQWLGASILFVLTAAIAMFIFLWGRKRLV, encoded by the coding sequence ATGAACATCATGACCAACGTTGCCGGACCCGACAAAGCGACTGGATCCCCGCAGTCAGCTGCCCGTGGCCCTCGACTCAGCGGCGTAACGTGGCTCATCTGGCGTCAGCACAGGGCTGCTTACTGGACCCTTTTCGCTGCCACCGCCATCTCGGTAGCGTGGATCGCCCACCAGCGCACCGGCCTGATAGACCACCTGACCGCTCACGGCTGGCCTCGCACGGCACCCGAACAGTGGCTCGACGGAATCGACCCGTACGCCGAAGCAATCGACAAGGTCACCTTCGGTCTGGGCTTCGTCCCCGTCCTCCTCGGCGTCTTCCTCGGCGCTCCGCTGCTCGCGGGCGACCTGGAAAACGGCACCGCCAAACTTGTCGCCTCCCAGTCCGTCAGCCGCGTCCGCTGGCTGGCCACCAAGCTCGGGATCACCGCACTGGTGGTCGTTGTGTGTACGGCGGCGCTCTCCGTCGCCTTCGGCTGGTGGTGGAAGCCCGTGAGGAAAGAGGTCAACGTTCTGGAGTGGAGTAGCGGCGCCGCATTCGACAACAGCGGCCCCGTGCCCATCGCGCTCACGCTGTTCACGGTCGCGGGCGGCGTGGCGATCGGCATGCTCGTGCGCCGGACCTTGCTCGCCATGGTGGTCACCTGCGGCTTCGCAGTGGCCGTGCAGGGCGCGTGGGCCTACTTCCGGCTCGATCTCGGACAGGTCGTCACGGTGACCACGGGCAAGGGCATCGGAGCGGACGCGTTCCCGGCTACTCCCCATGCCGCGTACCAGGTCGACCAGTCGTACATCACAGGTTCAGGTCAGACCCTCCCTTGGAGTACCTGCGCGCATGAGGCGTCCGAGAAGGCCGCCGACGCATGCGTGAAGAAGGCCGACATCGTGGGCTGGTCGGTGGACTACCTGCCGATCTCGCAGATGAGCAGCATGCAGTGGCTGGGCGCCTCGATCCTGTTCGTCCTGACGGCCGCCATCGCGATGTTCATTTTCCTGTGGGGCCGCAAGCGGCTTGTCTGA
- a CDS encoding LacI family DNA-binding transcriptional regulator, which translates to MNEPVSPARSATIVDVARRANVSKTTASDALSGSGRVSEGTRRRIVEAAGELGYVPNAAARHLRSARTGTIALHIPQRAMGLTFYMEFAFAAARRAQDHGLDLTLLAPGDRTTGTPQIRADGIILIDPMPTDPVATALARVSLPLVCVGQFQTTGSTPAGLLHADHGAAMRELMDHLARAGATAPAFIGTDDDFQSDWAVLIRRTYEDWCHQHDITPHIGAVATDAPTAATSTLVTDMLTRRPDTDALICGPDGTAQIAHHTLQNLGRTIGRDILLAACVDSPALTLCTPPVTAINLRPQPYGHQAVELLTDLLTGTAQAPTERHHPIELITRTSTETMPPMTPQDC; encoded by the coding sequence ATGAACGAGCCGGTGTCCCCAGCCCGCTCGGCCACGATCGTCGATGTCGCCCGGCGTGCCAATGTCTCCAAGACCACCGCTTCGGATGCGTTGTCGGGGTCGGGGCGGGTGTCGGAGGGGACCCGCCGACGCATCGTGGAGGCGGCCGGGGAGCTGGGGTACGTGCCCAATGCCGCCGCCCGTCATCTGCGCAGCGCCCGCACCGGCACCATCGCTCTGCACATCCCGCAGCGTGCGATGGGCCTGACCTTCTACATGGAGTTCGCCTTCGCCGCGGCCCGCCGGGCCCAGGACCACGGCCTGGACCTCACCCTCCTCGCGCCCGGCGACCGCACCACCGGCACCCCCCAGATCCGCGCCGACGGCATCATCCTCATCGACCCCATGCCCACCGACCCCGTCGCCACCGCCCTCGCCCGCGTATCTCTGCCACTGGTCTGCGTCGGCCAGTTCCAGACAACGGGCTCCACGCCGGCGGGGTTGTTGCATGCTGATCACGGTGCCGCGATGCGGGAGCTGATGGACCACCTCGCCCGGGCCGGCGCCACCGCCCCCGCCTTCATCGGCACCGACGACGACTTCCAGTCCGACTGGGCCGTCCTCATCCGCCGCACCTATGAGGACTGGTGCCACCAGCACGACATCACCCCCCACATCGGCGCCGTCGCCACCGACGCCCCCACCGCCGCCACCAGCACCCTCGTCACCGACATGCTCACCCGCCGGCCCGACACCGACGCACTCATCTGCGGACCCGACGGCACCGCCCAGATCGCCCACCACACCCTGCAAAACCTCGGCCGCACCATCGGCCGCGACATCCTCCTCGCCGCCTGCGTCGACTCCCCCGCCCTCACCCTGTGCACACCCCCCGTCACCGCCATCAACCTCCGCCCCCAGCCCTACGGCCACCAAGCCGTCGAACTCCTCACCGACCTCCTCACCGGCACCGCCCAAGCCCCCACCGAACGCCACCACCCCATCGAACTCATCACCCGCACATCCACCGAGACGATGCCGCCCATGACGCCCCAGGACTGCTGA
- a CDS encoding sodium:solute symporter family protein translates to MNVLVGGGVLAVFVAGLAAVLERSRRAADLDEYTLASRSFGAWYQTMSFLNTWIPGTVFITFAGMAASAGVIGFYWVPYSLLTLVLMYLMAHTVHAWGKRWELRTQADLLGMRYGSAAVRVVAALIGVVASFPWIVLGMQSLGLVFSYLSFGHLSPRQAVVIGIVFLLLRQAWTVRMGMRGIVVSDVYQGIFAYGLGGVLVCGLIVSLIRGGHGLDALPSSHFLLPGPGSPEGALYLMSLILTGALGSWCWPDMFVRLFTARSVQVIKKSAVQATPWLLAFAVALSLLAMLGGSLPAVAQAPAEVFFLIASRGGPFVLALACVVVLAATMGNVDSNFQALGVQVSQNLLPGHRDPSAQVRAAKACVLVLTLLASATAALTLDTTTGLASLAIVSYQGICQLAPALYLGMAWRRGNAAGALGGMVAGFGTAAALQLAYPTSVPWLAGLTSGVAGLVVNTMVYLLAAFLLPHRDEEAARLRTLFAARAAKSQPAGLVGAALETDRS, encoded by the coding sequence GTGAACGTTCTTGTGGGAGGCGGCGTGCTGGCCGTCTTCGTCGCCGGGCTCGCCGCGGTCCTGGAGCGCAGCAGAAGGGCTGCCGATCTGGACGAGTACACGCTGGCAAGCCGTTCCTTCGGCGCTTGGTACCAGACCATGTCGTTCCTCAACACCTGGATACCGGGCACGGTCTTCATCACGTTCGCAGGGATGGCAGCCTCGGCAGGTGTCATCGGCTTCTACTGGGTGCCTTACAGCCTGCTGACCCTGGTGCTGATGTATCTCATGGCGCATACCGTCCACGCCTGGGGAAAACGGTGGGAACTGCGCACGCAGGCGGATCTGCTCGGCATGAGGTACGGCTCTGCGGCGGTCCGCGTGGTCGCTGCGCTCATCGGAGTGGTTGCGTCGTTCCCATGGATCGTCCTGGGCATGCAGTCGCTCGGGCTGGTGTTCTCCTACCTGTCCTTCGGACATCTCTCGCCGCGCCAGGCTGTCGTGATCGGTATCGTCTTCCTGCTGCTGCGCCAGGCGTGGACGGTACGGATGGGCATGCGCGGCATCGTGGTGAGCGACGTCTACCAGGGCATCTTCGCCTACGGGCTCGGTGGGGTGCTGGTCTGCGGCCTGATCGTCTCCCTGATACGCGGTGGCCACGGCCTGGACGCGCTGCCGTCCAGCCATTTCCTCCTTCCGGGGCCGGGAAGCCCGGAGGGAGCGCTGTATCTCATGTCGCTGATCCTGACGGGTGCGCTGGGCAGCTGGTGCTGGCCCGACATGTTCGTGCGGCTGTTCACCGCACGCAGCGTGCAGGTCATCAAGAAGTCGGCCGTCCAGGCGACTCCCTGGCTTCTGGCGTTCGCCGTGGCTCTGTCGCTGCTGGCCATGCTGGGCGGCTCGCTGCCCGCAGTCGCCCAGGCCCCCGCCGAGGTCTTCTTTCTGATCGCCTCGCGCGGCGGACCGTTCGTCCTGGCCTTGGCCTGCGTGGTCGTTCTCGCGGCGACGATGGGCAACGTCGACTCCAATTTCCAGGCCCTCGGCGTGCAGGTCAGCCAGAACCTTCTGCCGGGCCACCGCGACCCGTCCGCTCAAGTCCGGGCGGCGAAGGCCTGTGTGCTTGTCCTGACCCTGCTGGCTTCCGCAACCGCCGCTCTCACGCTGGACACCACGACAGGCCTGGCCAGTCTGGCCATCGTGTCCTACCAGGGCATCTGCCAGCTGGCACCGGCCCTGTACCTCGGCATGGCATGGCGACGCGGCAACGCGGCCGGTGCCCTGGGCGGCATGGTCGCCGGCTTTGGCACCGCGGCAGCCCTGCAACTGGCGTACCCCACGTCCGTTCCATGGCTGGCAGGTCTGACTTCCGGTGTGGCCGGGCTGGTGGTCAACACCATGGTCTATCTGTTGGCCGCCTTCCTCCTTCCCCACAGGGACGAGGAAGCGGCCCGGCTGAGGACGCTGTTCGCGGCCCGTGCCGCAAAGTCTCAGCCCGCCGGGCTTGTCGGGGCGGCTCTGGAGACGGACCGCTCATGA
- a CDS encoding TetR/AcrR family transcriptional regulator translates to MKTGQITSAGEASRRRLLDAATVEFAAYGIAGARIDRISANANVNKAQIYKYYRSKDELFDAVFAEHLDMIVETVPVTGDDLPGYAVRLYDSYLVRPELVRLATWARLERTPAGDLYHFMPGHDSEKLQSIADAQAKGIVNPTIAPAEVLALVTAMSMTWSPASPMHTAHKDEPEAAHDTRRNALSLTVQRAFAP, encoded by the coding sequence ATGAAGACGGGCCAGATCACCAGCGCAGGCGAGGCGTCGCGTCGGCGTCTGCTCGACGCGGCGACAGTCGAGTTCGCCGCCTACGGCATCGCCGGCGCACGCATCGACCGGATCTCCGCCAACGCCAACGTCAACAAGGCGCAGATCTACAAGTACTACCGCAGCAAGGACGAACTCTTCGACGCCGTCTTCGCCGAACACCTGGACATGATCGTCGAGACCGTTCCGGTCACCGGCGACGACCTGCCTGGCTACGCCGTCCGTCTCTACGACTCCTACCTCGTGCGCCCCGAACTCGTCCGCTTGGCCACGTGGGCCCGTCTGGAACGCACACCGGCCGGAGACCTCTACCACTTCATGCCCGGACACGACAGCGAGAAGCTCCAGTCGATCGCCGACGCCCAGGCGAAAGGCATCGTCAACCCCACCATCGCGCCGGCCGAGGTGCTCGCCCTCGTCACCGCCATGTCGATGACATGGTCGCCCGCAAGCCCCATGCACACCGCCCACAAAGACGAGCCCGAGGCCGCTCACGACACCCGCCGCAACGCCCTCTCACTCACCGTTCAACGAGCCTTCGCACCCTGA
- a CDS encoding NAD(P)-dependent alcohol dehydrogenase, whose product MRNVSGWAAHHQGGPLAPWDFTRRDLLPDDVAVRVEYCGVCASDISAIRHGNAFPLVPGHEMTGEITAVGSAVTRFEVGDKVAVGNIIDSCGTCPPCLKGRENWCLRFPTLTYGNTDPKDGQMTRGGYSSEYVLPAKFTYHLPEGLDPAGVAPLMCAGITTYAPMKRWGVGPGKTVGIVGMGGLGHIALKFAHALGAEVVQFTRTMDKADEARALGADDVVLSTDEKQMAAQAGRFDFILDTVGAPHSVEPYMTALAMDGTLCVVGIPESAIEVQPLSLIQGAKTIAGAGSGGTLETQEMLDFCAEYGITAEIEVLPSHQVNEALARLARNDVRYRFVLDMSTPAS is encoded by the coding sequence ATGAGGAATGTCAGCGGCTGGGCCGCACACCACCAGGGCGGCCCGCTGGCCCCGTGGGACTTCACCCGCCGCGACCTGCTCCCCGACGATGTCGCCGTACGCGTCGAGTACTGCGGAGTCTGCGCCAGCGACATCTCCGCCATCCGCCACGGCAACGCCTTCCCCCTCGTGCCGGGCCATGAGATGACAGGCGAGATCACCGCTGTCGGCAGCGCAGTCACCAGGTTCGAGGTGGGCGACAAGGTAGCCGTGGGCAACATCATCGACTCCTGCGGAACTTGTCCGCCCTGCCTCAAGGGCCGTGAGAACTGGTGCCTGCGGTTCCCGACCCTGACCTACGGGAACACCGACCCGAAGGACGGCCAGATGACTCGTGGCGGCTACTCCTCGGAGTACGTCCTGCCCGCGAAGTTCACCTACCACCTGCCCGAGGGCCTGGACCCGGCCGGTGTCGCACCCCTGATGTGTGCCGGAATAACCACCTACGCGCCCATGAAGCGGTGGGGTGTCGGCCCGGGCAAGACAGTCGGCATCGTCGGGATGGGCGGGCTCGGCCACATCGCCCTCAAGTTTGCCCACGCGCTCGGCGCCGAGGTCGTGCAGTTCACCAGGACCATGGACAAGGCCGACGAAGCCCGCGCACTGGGCGCCGACGACGTGGTGCTCTCCACGGACGAGAAGCAGATGGCCGCCCAGGCCGGCCGTTTCGACTTCATCCTCGACACCGTCGGCGCACCGCACTCCGTCGAGCCGTACATGACCGCGCTCGCCATGGACGGAACGCTCTGCGTGGTCGGCATCCCCGAGAGCGCCATCGAGGTGCAACCGCTCAGCCTCATCCAGGGCGCCAAGACCATCGCCGGCGCCGGCAGCGGCGGCACCCTCGAAACCCAGGAGATGCTCGACTTCTGCGCCGAATATGGCATCACCGCAGAGATCGAGGTCCTGCCTTCTCACCAGGTCAACGAAGCACTGGCACGACTGGCCCGCAACGACGTCCGGTACCGCTTCGTCCTCGACATGAGCACCCCCGCAAGCTGA
- a CDS encoding nitroreductase family deazaflavin-dependent oxidoreductase, protein MDEAVRRALAITPASPARDRTIDITTTGAKTGKARRIEIWFYRADGKIYLSGLPSRPSWYANILANPRLTFHLKHGIRADLPATAVPITDDSERRRIFTQFVADLNQPHNPGRIAQPTRVEDWMAGSRLAEIVFDD, encoded by the coding sequence ATGGATGAGGCCGTACGCCGGGCGCTGGCGATCACTCCCGCGTCGCCCGCCCGAGACCGGACCATCGACATCACCACCACCGGCGCCAAGACCGGAAAAGCACGGCGGATCGAAATCTGGTTCTACCGGGCCGACGGCAAGATCTACCTCAGCGGCCTGCCGTCCCGCCCCAGCTGGTACGCCAACATCTTGGCCAACCCCCGCCTCACCTTCCACCTCAAGCACGGCATCCGGGCCGATCTGCCCGCCACCGCCGTCCCGATCACCGACGACAGCGAGCGTCGACGGATCTTCACCCAGTTCGTCGCCGACCTCAACCAGCCCCACAACCCGGGCCGCATCGCCCAGCCCACCCGTGTGGAGGACTGGATGGCCGGCAGCCGCCTCGCCGAAATCGTCTTCGACGACTGA
- a CDS encoding aldehyde dehydrogenase family protein, with protein MLASSERPSPAFLTGAPKQLLIDGQWVPARSGQTIDTIDPTTEEVLASTAAAGAEDVDLAVAAARRAFEDPSWAAITPYRRSQILLQIADVMEDHAEELATLESLDMGAPLYLSRWFVSHSVEVIRHYAGWPTKIYGQTAPSEPGQFHYTLRQPLGVVAGITAWNGPLLQAAWKIGPALATGNTVVLKPAQQSPLTALRLGELLQRTDLPAGVVNVITGSGRIAGEAIINHPGIDKVTFTGSTSVGKHILEASTSNLKRVTLELGGKSPDIIFADADLKAAAGAAAGFCAGTGQGCVAGTRIFVEESVREEFGRLLAGELATYTMGDPFHPDTRMGPLASRSHFETVTSYFDIARGEGARLRQGGELTDNPGLFVPPTVIDDVTNDMRVAQEEIFGPVATLMSFTDEAELLRLANDTDYGLASAVWTSDLSRAHRVAAGLQAGTVWINTYGQMTAGTVPFGGFKQSGIGREHGTDVLDSFTETKTVMIQL; from the coding sequence ATGCTTGCTTCGTCCGAACGCCCCTCGCCGGCCTTCCTGACGGGTGCGCCGAAGCAGCTTCTGATTGACGGTCAGTGGGTTCCGGCCCGCTCCGGTCAGACCATCGATACGATCGACCCGACGACCGAAGAGGTGCTGGCTTCCACCGCCGCTGCTGGCGCCGAGGACGTCGACCTCGCCGTTGCGGCTGCCCGCAGGGCGTTCGAGGACCCCTCCTGGGCAGCGATCACCCCTTACCGGCGCAGCCAGATCCTGCTGCAGATCGCTGACGTGATGGAGGACCACGCCGAGGAACTCGCCACGCTGGAATCCCTCGACATGGGCGCCCCGCTGTACCTGAGCCGCTGGTTCGTCTCGCACTCTGTCGAGGTCATCCGGCACTACGCGGGCTGGCCCACCAAGATCTACGGGCAGACTGCGCCCTCGGAGCCGGGCCAGTTCCACTACACCCTGCGTCAGCCGCTGGGCGTCGTCGCAGGCATCACGGCCTGGAACGGTCCGCTGCTCCAGGCGGCCTGGAAGATCGGGCCGGCCCTGGCTACCGGGAACACCGTGGTCCTCAAGCCCGCGCAGCAGTCACCGCTGACCGCCCTGCGTCTGGGCGAACTCCTGCAGAGGACCGACCTGCCCGCAGGCGTGGTCAACGTCATCACCGGCAGCGGGCGTATCGCCGGCGAGGCGATCATCAACCACCCCGGCATCGACAAGGTCACCTTCACCGGCTCCACCAGTGTCGGCAAGCACATCCTGGAAGCCTCCACCAGCAATCTCAAGCGCGTCACGCTCGAGCTCGGCGGCAAGTCCCCGGACATCATCTTCGCCGACGCCGACCTCAAGGCCGCCGCCGGTGCCGCCGCCGGCTTCTGCGCCGGCACCGGCCAGGGCTGTGTCGCGGGAACCCGCATCTTCGTCGAGGAGTCCGTGCGCGAGGAGTTCGGCCGGCTGCTGGCCGGAGAGCTCGCCACGTACACCATGGGCGACCCCTTCCACCCGGACACCCGTATGGGCCCGCTGGCCTCCCGGAGCCACTTCGAAACCGTCACCTCCTATTTCGACATCGCCCGGGGCGAAGGCGCCCGCCTGCGCCAGGGCGGCGAACTCACCGACAACCCCGGCCTGTTCGTCCCCCCGACCGTCATCGACGACGTCACCAACGACATGCGCGTCGCCCAGGAAGAGATCTTCGGCCCCGTCGCCACACTGATGTCGTTCACCGACGAGGCCGAACTGCTGCGGCTGGCCAACGACACCGACTACGGCCTCGCCTCCGCCGTGTGGACCTCCGACCTCAGCCGTGCCCACCGCGTCGCCGCCGGCCTCCAAGCAGGCACCGTGTGGATCAACACCTACGGGCAGATGACTGCCGGCACCGTCCCCTTCGGCGGCTTCAAGCAGTCCGGCATCGGGCGCGAGCACGGCACCGACGTCCTGGACTCCTTCACCGAGACCAAGACCGTCATGATCCAGCTCTGA
- a CDS encoding helix-turn-helix transcriptional regulator, whose product MATDFTELGAFLKTRRARVSPQEAGLPPGSRRRVPGLRRDEVARLADISVDYYIELEQGRRQGPSVAVLKALAVALRLDATETEYLMHLAGHPAPLGGDTLRMQSTLQHLLEQLQDTPALVITDLYEVVMQNRACQVLVGPHRVRSGRGASFVYQWFTNTGVRHVYPQDDHVFHSRRMVADLRTAAARRGPHDQAVQAVVKALLVESREFATLWADHQIAICHEGRKRIVNPVLGVVEVQWNSFFTADAAQRLMWMAPVDSTVSQRIAELDPYEVWQKTPAPAEPVSTVAAVQAS is encoded by the coding sequence ATGGCCACGGACTTCACCGAACTCGGGGCGTTCTTGAAAACCAGGCGGGCACGCGTTTCGCCCCAGGAGGCAGGACTGCCACCAGGGTCACGCCGGCGGGTACCGGGACTGCGCAGGGACGAGGTGGCACGGCTTGCCGACATCTCCGTCGACTACTACATCGAATTGGAGCAGGGGCGCCGCCAGGGCCCCTCGGTGGCTGTACTCAAGGCTCTTGCAGTAGCCCTGCGCCTGGACGCCACGGAGACCGAGTACCTGATGCACCTGGCCGGCCATCCGGCACCGCTGGGCGGTGACACGCTGCGCATGCAGTCCACGCTGCAGCATCTGCTGGAACAGTTGCAGGACACTCCCGCCCTGGTGATCACCGATCTGTACGAAGTCGTCATGCAAAATCGCGCCTGCCAGGTCCTGGTCGGTCCGCATCGAGTGCGCAGCGGCCGAGGCGCCAGCTTCGTCTACCAGTGGTTCACGAACACTGGTGTCCGCCACGTGTACCCACAGGACGATCACGTTTTCCACTCCCGGCGCATGGTGGCCGACCTGCGTACGGCTGCTGCCCGACGCGGCCCGCACGACCAGGCTGTCCAGGCGGTGGTCAAGGCGCTGTTGGTGGAGAGCAGGGAGTTCGCCACGTTGTGGGCGGACCATCAGATAGCGATCTGTCACGAGGGCCGCAAGAGGATCGTGAATCCGGTGCTGGGGGTGGTGGAGGTGCAGTGGAACAGCTTCTTCACCGCGGACGCCGCGCAGCGCCTGATGTGGATGGCTCCGGTGGACAGTACGGTCTCCCAGCGGATCGCCGAGCTGGACCCGTACGAGGTCTGGCAGAAGACGCCGGCCCCTGCTGAGCCCGTATCCACGGTTGCGGCGGTGCAGGCATCCTGA
- a CDS encoding helix-turn-helix domain-containing protein, whose translation MNLRQLGEILKAHRERIPPDALGFPLKAGPDRRRVSGLRRDEVARLAGISRDYYSSLEQGRGARPSAATLAGLSRALRLEWAQRAELFDLAGHPLPGGGGLQHVQPGVLFLMDRMSAWPALVFDEAGEVLVQNELAMALLGDLVSGRGARGGIVERFFTDPAFRGRFAQAGHEAVAQFLAAMVRRAQSSWPAEGPAAGAVARLAAASPEFARLWSAAGRLEQAGLTSVEFAHPSLGPITLSCSCMLTPRMRQWLVWFTAAPGSVAADQLALLEVMGIQSMPPSQP comes from the coding sequence ATGAATCTTCGACAGCTGGGAGAAATCCTCAAGGCGCACCGGGAGAGGATCCCGCCCGACGCCCTGGGTTTCCCGCTGAAGGCGGGGCCTGACCGCCGGCGCGTGAGCGGACTGCGGCGTGACGAGGTGGCTCGGCTGGCGGGCATTTCCCGGGACTACTACAGCAGCCTGGAACAAGGACGCGGCGCGCGTCCGTCGGCGGCCACTCTGGCGGGTCTTTCCCGAGCGCTGCGCCTGGAATGGGCTCAGCGCGCCGAGTTGTTCGATCTGGCGGGGCATCCACTGCCCGGTGGCGGGGGACTGCAGCATGTGCAGCCGGGAGTGCTTTTCTTGATGGACCGCATGAGCGCGTGGCCTGCCCTGGTGTTTGATGAGGCGGGCGAGGTCCTTGTACAGAACGAGCTGGCAATGGCTCTCCTGGGAGATCTCGTCTCCGGCCGCGGTGCCCGGGGCGGAATCGTGGAACGCTTCTTCACCGACCCCGCCTTCCGCGGCAGATTCGCACAGGCCGGCCACGAGGCAGTGGCACAGTTCCTGGCCGCCATGGTCCGCAGGGCTCAGAGTTCCTGGCCGGCCGAGGGCCCCGCTGCCGGTGCCGTTGCCCGGCTGGCCGCGGCGAGTCCTGAGTTTGCGCGCCTGTGGTCGGCAGCCGGACGCTTAGAGCAGGCCGGCCTGACAAGCGTGGAGTTCGCTCATCCCTCGCTGGGGCCGATCACTTTGAGCTGTTCCTGCATGCTCACTCCCCGGATGCGGCAGTGGCTGGTGTGGTTCACCGCAGCACCGGGCAGCGTCGCTGCGGACCAGCTGGCTCTGCTCGAGGTGATGGGAATACAGTCCATGCCCCCCTCGCAGCCCTGA